A portion of the Oryzias melastigma strain HK-1 linkage group LG1, ASM292280v2, whole genome shotgun sequence genome contains these proteins:
- the nansa gene encoding N-acetylneuraminic acid synthase a, giving the protein MASTFELCPGRMIGGNHPCFIIAEIGQNHQGDIEIAKKMIKVAKDSGADCAKFQKSELEYKFNKRALERPYNSKNSWGKTYGEHKRHLEFSHEQYRELQRYAADVGISFTASGMDEMAVEFLHEINVPFFKVGSGDTNNFPYLEKTAKKGRPMVVSSGMQSMETMRRVYRTVKEHNPNFAILQCTSAYPLEAEDVNLRVITEYQKEFPDIPIGYSGHESGINISVAAVALGAKVLERHITLDKTWKGSDHEASLDPSELAELVRSVRLVERALGTGIKRMLPCEKACHDKLGKSVVAKVRIPKGSVLTLDMLAVKVAEPMGFPAEDIFQLVGNKVKEDIEEDESITSELVDNYGKKAKC; this is encoded by the exons ATGGCGTCTACCTTTGAGCTCTGTCCCGGCCGGATGATCGGCGGGAACCATCCGTGTTTCATCATCGCTGAAATCGGTCAGAATCACCAGGGGGACATTGAAATTGCcaagaaaatgattaaagtcGCGAAG GACTCGGGGGCAGATTGTGCTAAATTCCAGAAGAGCGAGTTGGAGTACAAGTTCAACAAACGAGCGTTGGAACGGCCATACAACTCCAAAAACTCCTGGGGAAAAACCTATGGCGAACACAAGCGCCACCTGGAGTTCAGCCATGAGCAGTACCGGGAGCTGCAGAGATACGCAGCAGACGTGGGGATCTCCTTCACGGCCTCAGGCATGGATGAG ATGGCGGTGGAGTTTCTCCATGAAATCAACGTGCCTTTCTTTAAAGTGGGTTCTGGAGACACCAACAACTTTCCTTACCTGGAAAAAACGGCTAAGAAAG GTCGTCCCATGGTGGTGTCCAGTGGGATGCAGTCCATGGAGACCATGCGTCGTGTCTACAGGACCGTGAAGGAACACAACCCAAACTTTGCCATCCTTCAGTGCACCAGTGCCTACCCTTTGGAGGCTGAAGACGTCAACCTCCGAGTGATCACT GAATACCAGAAGGAGTTTCCTGATATTCCTATTGGCTACTCCGGCCATGAGTCTGGAATCAACATTTCGGTGGCAGCTGTAGCTCTTGGAGCAAAGGTCCTTGAGCGTCATATAACTTTGGACAAAACTTGGAAAGGAAGTGACCATGAGGCCTCGCTGGACCCCTCTGAGCTGGCTGAGCTGGTTCGTTCAGTCCGGTTAGTGGAGAGGGCGCTGGGAACCGGCATCAAGCGGATGCTCCCCTGTGAGAAGGCCTGCCACGATAAG TTGGGAAAGTCGGTGGTGGCCAAAGTCAGGATCCCCAAAGGATCGGTGCTGACTCTGGACATGCTGGCGGTGAAGGTGGCTGAGCCCATGGGCTTCCCAGCTGAAGACATCTTCCAGCTGGTTGGAAACAAAGTGAAGGAGGACATAGAAGAGGATGAGAGCATCACGTCTGAACTGGTGGACAACTACGGCAAGAAGGCCAAGTGCTGA